From a single Terriglobales bacterium genomic region:
- the aroB gene encoding 3-dehydroquinate synthase — MKRVTIPLPGRPYEALIENGLLKSAGEHVARVAPAGARLFVVTNPVVRGKWGGALGDSLKQAGLQADVLEIPDGERVKTMATIENLSTRLVKAGADRGSALIAFGGGVVGDLTGFLASVYMRGIPVIQVPTTLLAQVDAAIGGKTGVNLAAGKNLLGTFHHPVAVVIDPAVLATLPDREFRAGLFEALKCGVISNREVFEYMETNREKLLQRDPEALEWLIGEAIAVKAQVVGQDEREAGLRRVLNFGHTIGHALEAETKYKQFLHGEAVAWGMVAATMLSVAMQKTPPETAQRIIAAVLAYSPLPKVNIRPKSLVRRLAMDKKSRNGVPHFVLPVEIGRVEVSNEVPPDMVIHALDEVRYLSKWNAGD, encoded by the coding sequence ATGAAACGCGTCACCATCCCGCTGCCCGGACGTCCATACGAGGCGCTCATCGAGAACGGCCTGCTGAAGTCCGCGGGCGAACACGTCGCGCGCGTGGCGCCGGCGGGCGCGCGGCTGTTCGTGGTGACGAACCCGGTGGTGCGCGGGAAGTGGGGCGGCGCGCTCGGTGATTCGCTGAAGCAGGCAGGCCTGCAGGCCGACGTGCTCGAGATCCCCGACGGCGAGCGCGTGAAGACCATGGCCACGATCGAGAACCTCTCGACGCGGTTGGTGAAGGCGGGCGCGGACCGCGGGTCGGCACTGATCGCGTTCGGCGGCGGCGTGGTCGGCGACCTGACGGGCTTTTTGGCGTCGGTGTACATGCGCGGCATCCCGGTGATCCAGGTGCCGACGACGCTGCTGGCGCAGGTGGACGCGGCCATCGGCGGCAAGACCGGCGTGAACCTGGCGGCCGGGAAGAATCTGCTGGGGACGTTCCATCACCCGGTGGCCGTGGTGATCGACCCGGCGGTGCTGGCGACGCTGCCGGACCGCGAGTTCCGCGCGGGGCTGTTCGAGGCGCTGAAGTGCGGCGTGATCTCGAATCGCGAGGTCTTCGAGTACATGGAGACGAACCGCGAGAAGCTGCTGCAGCGCGATCCCGAGGCGCTGGAGTGGCTGATCGGGGAAGCGATCGCGGTGAAGGCGCAGGTGGTGGGGCAGGATGAGCGCGAAGCGGGGCTGCGGCGCGTCCTGAACTTCGGACACACCATCGGGCACGCGCTCGAAGCGGAGACGAAGTACAAGCAGTTTCTGCACGGCGAGGCGGTGGCGTGGGGCATGGTGGCGGCGACGATGCTCTCGGTGGCGATGCAGAAGACGCCGCCGGAGACGGCGCAGCGCATCATCGCGGCGGTGCTGGCATACTCGCCGCTGCCGAAGGTGAACATCCGGCCGAAGAGCCTGGTGAGACGGCTGGCGATGGACAAGAAGTCGCGCAACGGCGTGCCGCATTTCGTGCTACCGGTGGAGATCGGAAGAGTGGAGGTCTCGAACGAGGTGCCGCCGGACATGGTGATCCATGCGCTCGACGAGGTGCGGTATCTCTCGAAGTGGAATGCCGGCGACTGA
- the nadB gene encoding L-aspartate oxidase: MKQLPAETDFVVIGAGVAGLRAAIELAAAGRVLVLAKKELTESATQYAQGGIAAALSDEDEISLHLQDTVAGGDGLVNEEAARILVEEGPARIQELLDWGTQFDRDGTRLTFTREGAHSRSRILHAHGDSTGREIGRALFAKAKTLKSVSFVEFGFSSELCVEDGRVAGVRLIRDQGLATDVRASAVLLATGGLGQVYRETTNPSVATGDGVAMAWRAGAALMDMEFVQFHPTALYVKGAPRFLLSEALRGEGAYLRNLELHRFMPKYHEMAELAPRDVVARAIAHELELVRSPAAVVYLDLTHLDADHIRKRFPRILSTCIQHNIDITADLIPVRPAAHYAMGGVQTDLDGRTTLPGLYAAGEVACTGVHGANRLASNSLLEGLVYGARAGATMREAARAANIKSRGALLGVSETGSSPSLPLDPEPLIAELRDLAWNKIGIVRDGAGLKDAVSRLEAMKKRLPAPAGRRACEAHNLQVCASVIARSALARLESRGAHYRTDYPAHDDAHFRKHTVLTP; the protein is encoded by the coding sequence ATGAAGCAGTTGCCCGCGGAGACGGATTTCGTCGTCATCGGCGCCGGGGTCGCCGGCCTGCGCGCCGCCATCGAGCTTGCCGCCGCCGGCCGCGTCCTCGTCCTCGCCAAGAAAGAGCTCACCGAGTCCGCCACCCAGTACGCCCAGGGCGGCATTGCCGCCGCGCTCTCCGACGAAGACGAGATCTCGCTCCACCTCCAGGACACCGTCGCCGGCGGCGACGGCCTGGTCAACGAAGAGGCCGCCCGCATCCTGGTCGAGGAAGGCCCCGCGCGCATCCAGGAACTGCTCGACTGGGGCACGCAGTTCGACCGCGACGGCACCCGGCTCACCTTCACCCGCGAGGGCGCGCACTCGCGTTCCCGCATCCTGCACGCCCACGGCGACTCCACCGGCCGCGAGATCGGTCGCGCCCTCTTCGCCAAAGCGAAGACGCTCAAGAGCGTCTCCTTCGTCGAGTTCGGATTCTCGTCGGAGCTTTGCGTGGAAGACGGCCGTGTCGCCGGCGTGCGCCTCATCCGCGACCAGGGCTTGGCCACCGACGTCCGCGCCTCCGCCGTCCTGCTCGCCACCGGCGGCCTCGGCCAGGTCTATCGCGAGACCACCAACCCCAGCGTCGCGACCGGCGACGGCGTCGCCATGGCCTGGCGCGCCGGCGCCGCCCTCATGGACATGGAGTTCGTCCAGTTCCACCCCACCGCGCTGTACGTGAAGGGCGCGCCGCGCTTCCTGCTCTCGGAGGCGCTGCGCGGCGAGGGCGCCTACCTGCGCAACCTGGAGCTGCACCGCTTCATGCCGAAGTATCACGAGATGGCCGAGCTCGCCCCACGCGACGTCGTCGCCCGCGCCATCGCCCACGAACTGGAGCTCGTCCGCTCCCCCGCGGCCGTCGTCTACCTCGACCTCACGCATCTCGACGCCGACCACATCCGCAAGCGCTTCCCGCGGATCTTGTCCACCTGCATACAGCACAACATCGACATCACCGCCGACCTCATTCCGGTCCGTCCCGCCGCGCATTACGCCATGGGCGGCGTCCAGACCGATCTGGACGGCAGGACGACGCTCCCTGGCCTCTACGCCGCCGGTGAGGTCGCCTGCACCGGCGTCCACGGCGCGAACCGCCTCGCCAGCAATTCCCTGCTCGAAGGCCTGGTCTACGGCGCGCGCGCCGGCGCGACCATGCGGGAGGCCGCTCGCGCTGCGAACATCAAGAGTAGAGGCGCCCTTCTGGGCGTCTCTGAGACAGGCAGCAGCCCGTCTCTACCGCTGGATCCGGAGCCGCTCATCGCCGAGCTCCGCGACCTCGCTTGGAACAAGATCGGCATCGTCCGCGACGGCGCCGGCCTGAAGGATGCTGTGTCGAGATTGGAAGCGATGAAGAAACGCCTGCCGGCGCCGGCGGGCCGCCGCGCCTGCGAGGCTCACAACCTGCAGGTGTGCGCTTCGGTCATCGCGCGCTCCGCGCTTGCGCGCCTCGAATCCCGCGGCGCGCACTATCGCACCGACTACCCCGCGCACGACGACGCCCACTTCCGCAAGCACACCGTGCTCACACCGTAG
- a CDS encoding TerC family protein: protein MHVPANWPFWLGFNLFVLLMLALDLGVFHRKEHVVKFKEALIWTAVWISLAGIFAVLLLFFGHTMAADPRPNHVLSLEFVTGYLIEESLSVDNLFVFLLVFRYFKVPKADQHTVLFWGIIGALVMRAIFIFAGIGLINRFHWLIYVFGGFLVYTGLKLFKQEHAEVHPERNPLIKAFKKLMPTTHEYHGKHFFVRQHGALHATPLAVVLLVIETTDVVFAVDSIPAVLAITRDPFIVYTSNVFAILGLRSLYFALAGLMELFHFLHYGLAVILTFIGLKMIASNWIDIPIWVALGFVVVVLAASVIASILVPHKKGELEREFE from the coding sequence ATGCACGTGCCCGCCAACTGGCCGTTCTGGCTCGGCTTCAACCTGTTTGTCCTGCTGATGCTGGCGCTCGACCTGGGCGTCTTTCACCGCAAGGAACACGTCGTCAAATTCAAGGAAGCGCTGATCTGGACGGCGGTGTGGATCTCGCTGGCCGGGATCTTTGCGGTGCTACTGCTGTTCTTCGGGCACACGATGGCGGCGGATCCGCGACCCAACCACGTGCTCTCGCTGGAGTTCGTGACCGGCTACCTGATCGAGGAGTCGCTCTCGGTCGACAACCTGTTCGTGTTCCTGCTGGTGTTCCGGTACTTCAAGGTGCCGAAGGCGGACCAGCACACGGTGCTGTTCTGGGGGATCATCGGGGCGCTGGTGATGCGGGCCATCTTCATCTTCGCGGGCATCGGGTTGATCAACCGCTTCCACTGGCTGATCTACGTGTTCGGCGGGTTCCTGGTCTACACCGGGCTGAAGCTGTTCAAGCAGGAGCACGCGGAAGTGCATCCGGAGCGGAACCCGCTCATCAAGGCGTTCAAGAAGCTGATGCCGACGACGCACGAGTACCACGGCAAGCACTTCTTCGTGCGGCAGCACGGCGCGCTGCACGCCACGCCGCTGGCGGTGGTGCTGCTGGTGATCGAGACCACGGACGTGGTGTTCGCGGTGGACTCCATCCCGGCGGTGCTGGCGATCACGCGCGACCCGTTCATCGTGTACACATCGAACGTGTTCGCCATCCTGGGGCTGAGGTCGCTTTACTTCGCGCTCGCCGGGCTGATGGAGCTGTTCCACTTCCTGCACTACGGGCTGGCGGTGATATTGACCTTCATCGGGCTGAAGATGATCGCGTCGAACTGGATCGACATCCCGATCTGGGTGGCGCTGGGGTTCGTGGTGGTGGTGTTGGCGGCGAGCGTGATCGCGTCCATCCTGGTGCCGCACAAGAAGGGGGAACTGGAGAGGGAGTTCGAGTGA
- a CDS encoding rhodanese-like domain-containing protein yields MKFQRFEVPGLAHYSYILGAAGQAVVVDPKRDVDTYLEYAAANDLKIAYILETHIHADYCAGAKELAERTGAELWLSAYDKGEDFVYAFPHHEFKDGEALEVGEMRIVALHTPGHTPEHLSFLVYDTKRSGSTPMLMLSGDFVFVGSLGRPDLLGEAAKQKLAEQLYESVNAKIASLPDGLEVHPAHGAGSMCGAGMGDRPQTTLGYERLSNMFFADRDKPTFVEHILSTVPPFPDYYRRMKKVNSEGPKTVGWEAPKAIAVEEFRKLALDGAHVVIDLRRPEAFGGAHVPNAFNIGQAAIFANWAAWVVPYDKPILLVGDASTNYDEARRALIRVGLDDVRGYLKGGMPSWVEAGYNLSHVPQISVMQLSDLPRADAFVVDVRGDAEWNAGHIEGATHIMGGDLAKRVNELPRERTIYAVCGAGYRSSIATSVLRRAGFRHVVNVDGGMAAWNRQKLPTVKEEKVVAAR; encoded by the coding sequence ATGAAGTTCCAGAGATTCGAAGTCCCCGGCCTGGCGCACTATTCCTACATCCTCGGCGCGGCGGGACAAGCGGTGGTGGTCGACCCGAAGCGCGACGTCGATACCTACCTCGAATACGCGGCGGCGAACGACCTGAAGATCGCGTACATCCTGGAGACGCACATCCATGCGGACTACTGCGCGGGGGCGAAAGAGCTGGCCGAGCGCACCGGCGCGGAGCTGTGGCTGAGCGCGTACGACAAGGGCGAGGACTTCGTGTACGCCTTCCCGCACCACGAGTTCAAGGACGGCGAGGCGCTCGAGGTCGGCGAGATGCGGATCGTCGCGCTGCACACGCCCGGGCACACGCCGGAGCATCTGTCGTTCCTGGTGTACGACACCAAGCGCTCGGGCTCGACGCCGATGCTGATGCTGAGCGGCGACTTCGTGTTCGTGGGGTCGCTGGGGCGTCCGGACCTGCTGGGCGAAGCGGCGAAGCAGAAGCTGGCGGAGCAGCTCTACGAGTCGGTGAACGCGAAGATCGCGTCGCTGCCGGACGGGCTGGAGGTGCATCCGGCGCACGGCGCGGGCTCGATGTGCGGGGCGGGGATGGGCGACCGTCCGCAGACGACGCTGGGCTACGAGCGGCTGTCGAACATGTTCTTCGCCGACCGCGACAAGCCGACGTTCGTGGAGCATATCCTGTCGACCGTGCCGCCCTTCCCGGACTACTACCGGCGGATGAAGAAGGTGAACTCCGAGGGGCCGAAGACGGTGGGCTGGGAGGCGCCGAAAGCGATCGCGGTGGAGGAGTTCCGCAAGCTGGCGCTGGACGGCGCGCACGTCGTGATCGACCTGCGGCGGCCGGAGGCATTCGGCGGAGCGCACGTGCCCAACGCGTTCAACATCGGGCAGGCGGCGATCTTCGCGAACTGGGCGGCGTGGGTGGTGCCGTACGACAAGCCCATCCTGCTGGTGGGCGACGCGTCGACGAACTACGACGAGGCGCGGCGCGCGCTCATCCGCGTGGGGCTGGATGACGTCCGCGGGTACCTGAAGGGCGGGATGCCGTCGTGGGTGGAGGCGGGCTACAACCTGTCGCACGTGCCGCAGATCTCGGTGATGCAGTTGAGCGACCTGCCGCGGGCCGATGCGTTCGTGGTGGACGTGCGCGGCGACGCGGAGTGGAACGCCGGGCACATCGAGGGGGCCACGCACATCATGGGCGGCGACCTGGCGAAGCGGGTGAATGAGTTGCCGCGCGAGCGGACCATCTACGCGGTGTGCGGCGCGGGTTATCGCTCCAGCATCGCGACCAGCGTGCTGCGGCGCGCCGGCTTCCGCCACGTGGTCAACGTGGACGGCGGCATGGCGGCGTGGAACCGGCAGAAGCTGCCGACGGTCAAGGAAGAGAAGGTGGTGGCGGCGCGCTGA